A window of Plasmodium malariae genome assembly, chromosome: 5 contains these coding sequences:
- the PmUG01_05021300 gene encoding lipase maturation factor, putative — protein MDVIKNNNCSSYNIKENNHNKLKLKKQNCCVITCFIFYIFCISTINNLDKYLHLTTSRYILTYSNILYFISFLSLGVQVELLIGLRCGILPVDKYLKKIKKKLKDIDFFLVYHIVLFVYKFWKYVIRKRIKVKTFCKVGVLLSILNFLIQKRIQNDFFRIFLSLILFIVLFILHICFKIVMRDFMIFQCDLLMNELGFLLIFLNLSDSYYLKNSNTLVICLLRLVSFKILFNSAAHKFVHNSSQWLHLESFQNLFFCQPVPSILSHIANCKFDKKLICFLVIISELLFSWFIFCSSSLRIFFFVLFVSKKLSSVHITCYIICNYIFFSYICLILFFSSFDDSILNSFSYSRGVPALYKNNAIINTSIYLLVSLVDVIILLFYFFVVLINFVPFTEQWNVYDFKCFHFVYYIYCLFCPLNICNSYAMLTYTRSHRGEIVIKELHKMGERYEWKPLYFKNKIDNLNKIGSVLWWGHLPRLEWKLHFFADYFKNENYEKNTYPIYICSFLKKLCMRQEHLASMIGEEQMRRVPLMIRLAYYDYKMSMTG, from the exons atggatgtaataaaaaataataattgtagtaGTTATAATATTAAGGAAAACAATCATAACAAACTTAAATTAAAGAAACAAAATTGCTGTGTAATCACttgctttatattttacatattttgtatatcaACTATTAACAATCTAGACAAGTACTTGCATCTAACAACGTCGCGTTACATCCTAACGTACTcgaatattttgtatttcatATCTTTTCTATCATTAGGAGTGCAG GTTGAATTATTAATTGGATTAAGATGTGGAATATTACCAGTAGATAAATATCTGAagaagattaaaaaaaagttaaaagatATTGACTTTTTTTTAGTGTACCATATAGTGCTTTTTGTGTACAAATTCTGGAAATATGTAATAAGGAAGAGGATAAAG gtGAAGACATTTTGCAAAGTTGGGGTATTGTTatcaattttaaattttttaattcaaaaaCGTATACAGAATgatttttttagaatatttCTTTCCTTGATTTTGTTTATTGTCCTATTTATTTTGCACATTTGCTTCAAAATTGTGATGAGGGATTTTATGATTTTTCAGTG CGACTTATTAATGAATGAGTTGGggtttcttttaatatttttaaatttatcgGACAGCTACTATTTGAAAAACTCAAACACATTAGTAATTTGTCTTCTGCGGTTagtttcttttaaaattttgtttaattcaGCAGCTCATAAGTTTg TTCATAACAGTTCGCAGTGGTTACACCTGGAgtcttttcaaaatttatttttctgtcAACCTGTCCCTTCAATACTCTCac ATATAGCAAATTGTAAATTTGACAAAAAGTTGATTTGTTTTTTGGTTATCATTTCCGAG ctTTTATTTTCGTGGTTTATTTTTTGCTCGTCAAGTttgagaatatttttttttgtcctttttGTGAGTAAGAAACTGAGTA GTGTTCACATAACCTGCTATATTATCTgcaactatatatttttttcttatatttgtttaattttgtttttttcgtCTTTTGACGATTCGATTTTAAACTCATTTTCTTATTCGAGAGGAGTCCCTGCTCTTTATAAG AATAATGCAATTATCAACACGTCGATCTATTTGTTGGTTTCTCTAGTGGACGTCATCAttctactattttatttt tttgTTGTCCTTATCAATTTTGTTCCTTTCACTGA ACAGTGGAATGTGTACGACTTCAAGTgctttcattttgtttactACATTTACTGCTTATTTTGTCCCctaaatatttgtaattcCTATG CTATGCTAACTTATACTCGTTCACACAGGGGGGAAATCGTGATAAAAGAATTACACAAAATGGGAGAGAGGTACGAATGGAAACCTCTATATTTTAAGAACAAAATAG ataatttaaacaaaataggGTCAGTTTTGTGGTGGGGCCATTTGCCTAGGCTGGAATGGAAACTGCATTTTTTTGCcgattatttcaaaaatgaaaattatgaaaagaaCACATAtccaatttatatatgctcCTTTTTAAAGAAACTGTGCATGCGGCAGGAGCACTTGGCGTCCATGATTGGT GAGGAGCAAATGCGAAGAGTACCTCTGATGATAAGATTAGCTTACTATGACTACAAAATGTCGATGACAGGTTGA
- the PmUG01_05021200 gene encoding conserved Plasmodium protein, unknown function has translation MNKFSNPVKNNMSLKNDINDMRKNKKETFFKDDSINDELIGIANMIEDEDDEEDEVFFGLSNGVNANSTRRKYSMSRDERCYNNEKDEVRERKQMEDDDNIMNATNMTDKNVKEVVEAAVEAAVEADVEAVAGGEKEEEESRGNKKCDKSSLRRDDDSGTFISKEFIKNVGICYNIINDKIIFENEKSFVQISSIIELRVKQIIEEASKFFEKRKKFCINKYLNIDDFTNSCHYLNVTIPYKYKNNFHYNFIALNNEKYKNNKIIYRVISKRDFKNTKLKNKKKSHLFVLKSNKKKKKKKKFRISATTLFNDCLNREHNNNRSSGSNSGNSGNCGKNYIGSSNPNYNSSKYNNSHNNSHNNSHNNNHNNSYNNNSTNYYNEMGDYRQKKKKKKIVQKDQINKEKKTKKAKKNKNKKDKIKDKIIKKKVISNDDFYDKDCMVGDQHDILHEDVLMDDMVHEESVGDLKNVDPCVMKDIAGSSVNSNGDDNGIDNDYSNNNRNADGSDNPFPTTEAKKEAGAEVEEAKMLENKQQGKQNRSRNIGSVNNSNVNGQLMSTKSGKNDGVNDICGKYQTSEETSKDIAVEVKRKENMYIEVNGINQRKDQMIKGADINVSNYENNIFYNLYIKNHENKKKKNVLNFLLSDMQNSLPAEANLTVFWLFIQNRVKRGKKKKYINNGYSNGNNNDNNDGNNDGNNDGNNDGNNDGNNDGNNDGNNDSNNFVKKERAAVQFDYQCYEILYTIENEKTRKKKKEYENYSNLKRGKGICFTCNNNDEYSDNYNDEYNDNYNDEYNDNYNNDRNKDYNKDYNKNNNNNDSNVQYSNIFLLPKFNPINKEYIILSKYILEIIKDIINYRINFFDYNNILHIFSTCKEINKILPNIFFFLFNELDHNLRFNNMYASLMLLILLNGIIKNRNIDIDFYCLQILKMLIHVIIYEHDLKLKNIYLILLVKRKACNIIVDFCALLRKKNNNEIINIDYYLIYILSKLLTHNKCTYMHIYVSYYLLYLMPINIHVKFFLSYTPNFLDIFFRKYLYYQNVYNSFISYEQKEMNELFNFFFFHIYTLIQGSLYRIFKNMNLLIINLSSSNYLNYLMDFIIQYADFHLSLILSIISVLGRGNYALPQCLSYHLSKARKTGKMSNVSKRKTKQNVSSNRDGNTSRERSKPKSVVDIGTVRCYKNEQNADYLAKNINYLKNVKILHNFYEKGLKCESHEEGDEDDGDNSIDDYMNEEDLTIHAKSNTICEKKEYLTTYVNKRISLNKTLLEKKFEQNELYTNIAVNNMLNNILNKFKNSAHKKNEMNNYNYDVFLYDSCYYFLYTL, from the exons atgaATAAGTTTTCTAACCCGGTTAAGAATAATATGTCAttgaaaaatgatataaatgatatgagaaaaaataaaaaggaaacatTTTTCAAAGATGATAGTATTAATGATGAGTTAATAGGAATTGCCAATATGATCGAGGACGAGGATGATGAAGAGGATGAAGTGTTTTTTGGCTTGTCGAATGGGGTGAATGCAAACAGTacaagaagaaaatatagtATGAGTAGAGATGAACGTTGTTATAACAATGAAAAGGATGAAGTGAGAGAAAGAAAACAAATGGAAGATGATGATAACATAATGAATGCAACCAATATGACAGATAAAAACGTAAAAGAAGTAGTAGAAGCAGCAGTAGAAGCAGCAGTAGAAGCAGATGTAGAAGCAGTAGCAGGGGGGGAAAAAGAGGAAGAGGAGAGTaggggaaataaaaaatgcgATAAGAGTAGCTTAAGAAGGGATGATGACAGTGGTACCTTTATAAGTAAGgagttcataaaaaatgtagGTATATGTTATAACATAATTAAcgataaaattatatttgaaaatgaaaagagcTTTGTACAAATTTCTAGTATCATTGAATTACGTGTTAAACAAATAATTGAAGAAGCAAGTAAATTTTtcgaaaaaagaaagaaattttgtattaataaatatttaaacataGATGATTTTACGAACTCCTgtcattatttaaatgtaactatcccatataaatataaaaataattttcattacaATTTCATTGCTTTAAATAatgagaaatataaaaataataaaattatttatagaGTAATATCTAAGAgagattttaaaaatacaaagctaaaaaataaaaaaaaaagccacTTGTTCGTATTGAAAAGTAacaagaagaagaaaaaaaaaaaaaaattccgtATCAGTGCTACCACCCTGTTTAATGATTGCCTAAATCGGGAGCATAACAACAACAGGAGCAGCGGTAGCAATAGCGGGAATAGCGGGAACTGTGGAAAGAACTATATTGGTAGTAGTAACCCTAACTATAACAGTAGCAAGTACAATAACAGCCACAATAACAGCCACAATAATAGCCACAATAATAACCACAATAATAgctacaataataatagtacgAACTACTACAACGAGATGGGTGATTATaggcagaaaaaaaaa aaaaaaaaaattgttcaaaaggatcaaataaacaaagaaaagaaaacaaagaaagcaaagaaaaataaaaataaaaaggataaaataaaagataaaattataaagaaaaaagtaatttcAAATGACGATTTTTACGATAAGGATTGTATGGTGGGGGATCAACATGATATCCTGCATGAGGATGTACTAATGGATGATATGGTGCATGAGGAAAGTGTGGGCGATCTGAAAAATGTAGACCCATGTGTTATGAAAGATATAGCAGGAAGCAGTGTCAACAGTAATGGTGATGACAATGGCATTGATAATGACtacagtaataacaatagaaATGCCGATGGTAGTGATAATCCTTTCCCTACTACTGAAGCGAAAAAGGAAGCAGGAGCGGAGGTAGAAGAAGCCAAGATGCTTGAAAATAAGCAGCAGGGCAAACAAAACAGAAGTCGGAATATTGGTAGTGTTAATAACAGTAATGTGAATGGTCAGCTGATGAGTACAAAAAGTGGGAAGAATGATGGAGTGAACGATATATGTGGAAAGTACCAGACAAGTGAAGAAACCAGTAAAGATATAGCAGTTGAagtaaaaaggaaagaaaatatgtacattGAGGTTAATGGGATCAATCAGAGAAAGGATCAGATGATAAAGGGCGCGGATATAAACGTAAGTAATTacgaaaataatatattttacaatttatacataaagaaccatgaaaataaaaaaaaaaaaaatgtgttaaattttttgctCAGTGATATGCAAAACAGTCTTCCAGCGGAAGCAAATTTAACAGTCTTTTGgctttttatacaaaatagagttaagaggggaaaaaaaaaaaaatatataaataatggctatagtaatggtaataataatgacaaTAATGATGGAAATAATGATGGAAATAATGATGGCAATAACGATGGAAATAATGATGGCAATAACGATGGCAATAATGATGGCAATAATGATAGTaacaattttgtaaaaaaggaGCGTGCAGCTGTACAATTTGACTACCAGTGTTACGAAATATTGTATACAATTGAGAAcgaaaaaacaagaaaaaaaaaaaaggaatatgagaattatagtaatttaaaaagaggCAAAGGAATATGTTTTACATGTAATAACAATGATGAGTACAGTGATAATTACAATGATGAGTACAATGATAATTACAATGATGAGTAcaatgataattataataatgaccGTAATAAGGACTATAATAAGGACTATAATaagaacaataataataatgacagTAATGTGCAGTACAGtaacatatttcttttaccCAAGTTCAACCctataaataaagaatatattattttgtcaAAGTATATactagaaataataaaagatataattaACTATAGAATAAACTTTTTtgattacaataatatattacatatatttagcACTTGTAAagaaattaacaaaattttgccgaatatattttttttcctttttaatgaATTGGATCACAACCTAAGGTTTAATAACATGTACGCATCATTGATGTTGTTAATTCTTTTGAAtggaataattaaaaatagaaacatAGACATAGATTTTTATTGTCTACAAATATTGAAGATGCTAATacatgtaattatatatgaacatgatctaaagttaaaaaacatttaccTTATTTTGttagtaaaaagaaaagcttGTAATATTATAGTTGATTTTTGTgctttattaagaaaaaagaataataatgaaataataaatatagattactatttaatttatatattaagtaaattattaacacataacaaatgtacatatatgcacatatatgtatcatACTACTTACTATATTTAATGCCTATTAATATACacgttaaattttttttgtcctaTACCCCCAACtttttagatatattttttagaaaatatttatattatcaaaatgtatataattcttttatatcaTATGAACAGAAAGAAATGAATGAATTGTTtaatttcttcttctttcatatatatacacttatacAAGGATCcttatatagaatatttaaaaatatgaacttgttaataataaatttgtcCTCTTCAAACTATTTGAACTATTTAATGGATTTTATTATTCAGTACGCAGATTTTCATCTTTCCTTAATCTTGTCCATTATTAGCGTTCTGGGGAGGGGAAACTATGCGTTACCTCAATGCTTGAGCTATCATTTGAGCAAGGCGCGCAAAACGGGCAAAATGAGCAATGTGAGcaaaaggaaaacaaaacaaaatgtaAGTAGTAATAGAGATGGGAATACGAGCAGGGAAAGGAGTAAACCCAAAAGTGTGGTTGACATTGGTACTGTTAGGTGCTATAAGAATGAACAGAATGCAGATTATttagcaaaaaatataaattatttgaagaacgttaaaatattacataatttttatgaaaaggGGCTGAAGTGTGAAAGTCATGAGGAAGGGGATGAAGATGATGGTGATAATAGTATTGATGATTACATGAATGAGGAAGATTTAACCATACATGCGAAAAGTAATACTATatgtgaaaaaaaggaataccTTACTacatatgttaataaaagGATATCACTAAACAAAACACtgttagaaaaaaaatttgagcAAAATGAATTATACACAAACATTGCTGTTAACAATATGTTAAacaatattttgaataaatttaaaaacagtgcacataagaaaaatgaaatgaacaATTACAACTATGATGTCTTTTTGTATGATTCATGTTATTACTTTTTGTACACACTGTGA
- the NT2 gene encoding nucleoside transporter 2, putative, producing MGTSKNEATPTGESERHKEGGISVEIVDNKGTNEKLAKINECSSTSCSSSSSSIIIFANITICLMGMSSVLLYNCVLNTTPHIHALLNKDIIVSSTFFLYFSVLVFVSLISSLFIDVKTRTYDICFVLSFILQLAYPFVVKFYYDKTLFFYILIGFIGATCSMMKTMIFSIASIVLNSSKVICLSYGLTGIYSLLITSTFFYFIFKINKDINKLMFSIFVTCIINCIFILISFICYTIMKQTHYFKKKFKIYEDEREEKRRTSGSFYNETVSENKTTNVEEEQMVDASYSLNIGNNMQEEGQAGGNTIVPSSLGERSGKIGKMGKNGKLDGSENVEVDRRKDLLEDSPYSNNNCIDRGSSKVKEEQFTLHQQGKFKDAAIKSMEKEKEKGKMISPFEVACTQKNYFLCKFFPFNMSRENIMKQARIKAFLYKKSLIFLFCTFYNIFLKIAVFPVVCPEMWTKNVDERYILIGMVQIADCVSRIFPTFSETIPIFKFTLLPQKKVLLYSLLRTILSILCLIIPIANIALLQNFVFKCLLIFSNIYLNGWFVTLSFINISDVLKPYNSMSNVAIVSSFGSTLLRVGLLTGYATSTIYKYVVTRL from the coding sequence ATGGGCACGTCAAAAAACGAGGCAACTCCTACTGGGGAAAGTGAAAGACACAAAGAGGGAGGGATATCAGTTGAGATTGTAGATAACAAAGGAACAAATGAAAAGCTTGCTAAGATAAATGAATGTAGTAGTACTAGTtgcagtagtagcagtagcagtataatcatttttgcaaatataacaatatgcTTGATGGGAATGTCTTCtgttcttttatataattgtgtGCTAAATACAACTccacatatacatgcattattaaataaggaTATAATTGTTTCTTCAACTTTTTTTCTATACTTTAGCGTATTAGTATTTGTATCGTTAATTAGTTCCTTGTTTATAGATGTAAAAACAAGAACTTATGATATATGCTTTGTTTTGTCGTTTATTCTACAGCTTGCTTATCCCTTTGtggtaaaattttattatgacaaaactttatttttttacattcttATTGGTTTCATTGGAGCTACTTGTTCTATGATGAAAACTATGATTTTCTCAATTGCTTCTATAGTTCTAAATAGTTCAAAAGTTATATGTTTATCATATGGATTAACTGGTATATACTCACTTCTAATTACATcaacctttttttattttatttttaaaattaataaggaTATAAATAAGCTGATGTTTTCTATATTTGTTACCTGTATAATTAATTGCATCTTCATACTAATCTCCTTCATATGCTACACAATAATGAAACAGACAcactattttaaaaaaaaattcaaaatatacgAAGACGAAAGAGAAGAGAAAAGAAGAACAAGTGGCtctttttataatgaaaCGGTATCAGAAAACAAAACCACAAATGTTGAAGAAGAACAAATGGTAGATGCATCctattctttaaatattgGAAATAACATGCAAGAAGAAGGTCAAGCGGGGGGTAACACAATCGTTCCTAGCTCCTTAGGGGAAAGAAGCggaaaaataggaaaaatggGGAAAAATGGCAAACTGGACGGAAGTGAAAATGTAGAGGTAGACCGAAGGAAGGACCTATTGGAAGATTCGCCTTACAGCAATAACAATTGCATCGATCGTGGATCCTCCAAAGTGAAGGAGGAACAGTTCACATTACACCAACAGGGAAAATTCAAAGATGCAGCGATAAAAAGTATGGAGAAGGAGAAGGAGAAGGGTAAAATGATATCACCGTTCGAAGTAGCGTGCACACAgaaaaactattttttatgtaaattttttccatttaacATGAGTCGAGAAAACATTATGAAGCAAGCAAGAATTAaagcatttttatataaaaaatccttaatttttttattctgcactttctataatatatttttaaaaattgcaGTTTTTCCAGTTGTATGCCCAGAAATGTGGACCAAAAATGTAGATGAACGATACATATTAATTGGAATGGTTCAAATAGCTGATTGTGTTAGTAGAATTTTCCCAACATTTTCAGAAACCATCCcgatttttaaatttacacTTTTAccacaaaaaaaagtattgtTATATTCTCTTTTAAGAACCATCTTGTCTATATTATGCTTAATTATACCAATAGCAAATATTGCCTTACTCCAGAATTTcgtttttaaatgtttactaattttttcaaatatctATTTAAATGGTTGGTTTGTTACCTTATCCTTTATTAACATTTCGGATGTTCTAAAACCGTATAACTCTATGAGTAACGTTGCTATTGTTAGCAGTTTTGGATCTACATTACTCCGAGTGGGCTTACTAACAGGCTACGCCACTTCCaccatttataaatatgttgtTACAAGGCTTTAA
- the PmUG01_05021500 gene encoding conserved Plasmodium protein, unknown function: MIKRHLKIYPSIYFTKHVYSAPRVNEDSLILKKDYVFNQYENKKVFLNNKLKNGKNENVIKRIYYFKLWNSLCEYNFTLFENIVQQYLNEGYKYDEVIYSILVLSYILNHRKKNENAYLVVEEMKRSYMHPVIVRINERMLNSFLELEMIFCEPTKSLWMNIGRFIWEISIKLNRERKRKLKEKLSLLPPNEVLKLTKEDLKYMLKKEYENTLISMIGTMSLDSENPYEHMLIENNDNNENNKFDEYNEFKKYDEFDEFKKYDEFDEFKKYDEFDEFKKYDEFDEYKECMEKGIKGVEAEVTTFLIPQKGRSVVNSYEEHCAANNLLNGTHCLNNELHNCTSDSQLLFGKSVMSDVITAEDDARDGKTKGQEEQCERFSYISKIDLSNDEQEKMDEDETYYESFEDGEDFDIELLKKYYNFK, translated from the exons atgataaaaaggCATTTAAAGATATACCCGTCGATTTACTTCACGAAACATGTGTATAGCGCTCCCCGAGTAAATGAGGATTccttaattttaaaaaaggactATGTGTTCAATCagtatgaaaataaaaaagtctttttaaacaataaattaaagaatggaaaaaatgagaatgtaataaaaagaatatattattttaaattatggaATTCATTGTGTGAATACAACTTTACCTTATTTGAGAATATTGTTCAGCAATATTTGAACGAAGGatataaatatgatgaaGTTATTTATTCTATACTTGTACTCTcgtatatattaaatcacaggaagaaaaatgaaaat GCCTACTTAGTCGTTGAAGAAATGAAGAGGAGCTACATGCATCCAGTTATTGTCCGAATAAACGAACGTATGTTAAACTCCTTTTTAGAGTTAGAAATGATATTCTGTGAACCAACGAAAAGTTTATGGATGAACATTGGTCGATTTATATGGGAAATTtccataaaattaaatagagaaagaaaacgaaaattaaaagaaaagttaAGTTTATTACCACCTAATGAGGTTTTAAAATTGACAAAAGAAGATTTGAAATATATgctgaaaaaagaatatgaaaatacGTTAATAAGTATGATTGGTACCATGTCGTTAGACAGTGAAAACCCCTACGAGCACATGttaattgaaaataatgataataatgaaaataataaatttgatgaatataatgaatttaaaaaatatgatgaatttgatgaatttaaaaaatatgatgaatttgatgaatttaaaaaatatgatgaatttgatgaatttaaaaaatatgatgaaTTTGATGAATATAAGGAGTGCATGGAAAAAGGCATTAAGGGTGTTGAAGCGGAGGTTACGACCTTTTTAATACCACAAAAGGGCAGAAGCGTAGTTAATTCGTATGAAGAACACTGTGCTGCAAATAATTTGCTCAATGGAACTCACTGTTTAAATAACGAATTGCATAACTGCACTAGTGATAGTCAACTGTTATTTGGAAAAAGCGTCATGAGTGATGTTATTACAGCAGAGGACGATGCACGAGATGGGAAAACAAAAGGGCAGGAAGAACAGTGCGAACGTTTTTCATATATCAGTAAAATTGATTTAAGTAACGATgaacaagaaaaaatggaTGAAGACGAGACTTATTATGAATCGTTTGAAGATGGTGAAGATTTTGATATtgaacttttaaaaaaatattacaattttaaatAG
- the DRE2 gene encoding Fe-S cluster assembly protein DRE2, putative: MMNFEETLIILNDDGPCELLRKKYYEMLVPTISVFNFKKKKIYKKYNNILLYTYKDYSFLWELEDSILLKVQKCLNKNGILKLIIYINNNSDTHDESAEHESPEKRNRNRSNNSNSKSGNKDNIEILKKLKKECLYNGFVNISNETTFAEKGVIINVTAEKPDFLSNKDENDLSSGEGEAYEDEDDKKKVVNRVCDNCTCGKKKNAINQEKIIIGENVEYITENVVSSCGNCYLGDAFRCASCPYKGLPAFQPGENVKLNLNNESN, encoded by the exons atgatgaATTTTGAAGAAaccttaataattttaaatgacGATGGGCCTTGTGAGTTGCTCAGGAAAAAGTACTACGAAATGCTTGTACCAACAATTAGTGTgttcaattttaaaaaaaaaaaaatatataagaaatataacaatatattacTGTATACTTATAAGGACTACTCTTTTTTGTGGGAATTGGAAGACAGTATTTTACTTAAAGTgcaaaaatgtttaaataaaaatgggaTATTGAAGCtgatcatatatataaataacaacaGTGATACGCATGATGAGAGTGCTGAGCACGAATCGCCAGAGAAGCGTAACAGGAACAGAAGTAATAACAGCAACAGTAAGAGCGGTAATAAAGACAatatagaaattttaaaaaaattgaagaaagAGTGCTTATATAATGGCTTCGTCAATATTTCAAACGAAACTACTTTTGCTGAGAAGGGGGTCATTATAAAT GTAACGGCTGAGAAACCGGACTTTTTATCGAATAAAGACGAAAATGATTTAAGTTCAGGAGAAGGGGAAGCATATGAAGATGAGGATGACAAAAAGAAAGTTGTAAATCGAGTTTGTGATAATTGTACTTGtgggaaaaagaaaaatgcaataaatcaggagaaaattattattggtGAAAATGTCGAATATATCACTGAAAATGTAGTTTCTTCTTGCGGAAAT TGCTATCTGGGAGATGCCTTCAGATGTGCATCCTGCCCTTACAAAG GTTTACCAGCATTTCAACCGGGCGAAAATGTAAAGCTTAATTTGAAT AATGAATCTAACTGA